Proteins encoded in a region of the Xiphophorus couchianus chromosome 11, X_couchianus-1.0, whole genome shotgun sequence genome:
- the adrb2b gene encoding adrenoceptor beta 2, surface b → MGGVTFVPPSTNQTQLSNITNSPPEYNDVELVLLGVAMAILVLAIVFGNVLVITAILRFQRLQTITNLFIASLAVADLIMGVIVVPFSSSNILLKSWVFGNFMCDFWTATDVLCVTASIETLCVISLDRYLAITRPLRYPTLLTRARAFTVVFVVWAVASLISFLPIYLKVWVSDKKSAVECLYSETCCEFNTSATYAVCSSIVSFYLPLVVMIFLYTRVFQEAQKQLEKIRGRQRHFYHLHKSALLTYPEDSPAMNKLRTGADGEDRLNMQQTEDTDNRQEEKREENGVRIEKEGRQSAAKRLKFCLKEHKAVKTLGIIMGTFTLCWLPFFIVNIVVAFVDLDDYKELFRFLNWLGYSNSAFNPLIYCRSPDFWHAFQEILHLRGRIFGWKGACGWCSERHNYPNTPQRQNGNSDLSRVRGLDTQETSVWKGSVESSIQDSSLTLALPASCSEQVLDVAPGSSTSWEENSSRSRTCKENVASIA, encoded by the exons ATGGGAGGTGTGACTTTTGTGCCACCATCCACGAACCAGACACAACTCAGCAATATCACCAATTCACCACCAGAATATAATGATGTGGAACTTGTGCTGCTTGGTGTTGCCATGGCTATTCTTGTCCTAGCAATAGTTTTTG GTAATGTGTTGGTGATTACAGCCATCCTGCGCTTCCAGAGGCTCCAAACTATCACCAACCTCTTCATTGCCTCACTGGCGGTTGCTGACCTCATCATGGGTGTGATTGTGGTCCCTTTTAGCTCCAGTAACATCCTGCTGAAAAGCTGGGTGTTCGGAAACTTCATGTGTGACTTCTGGACGGCAACTGATGTGTTGTGTGTGACAGCCAGCATAGAAACACTGTGTGTGATTTCTCTGGACCGCTACCTTGCTATTACAAGGCCTCTCCGCTATCCGACACTGCTCACTAG GGCTCGGGCTTTCACTGTGGTGTTTGTGGTTTGGGCAGTGGCCTCGCTCATCTCCTTTCTGCCCATCTATCTCAAAGTCTGGGTGTCAGACAAAAAATCAGCTGTTGAATGCTTATACAGTGAGACCTGCTGTGAATTCAACACCAGCGCAACGTATGCAGTCTGTTCCTCAATTGTGTCTTTCTATCTGCCGCTGGTGGTGATGATTTTCCTTTACACCCGTGTATTCCAAGAGGCTCAGAAGCAGCTGGAAAAGATCCGAGGAAGGCAACGGCACTTCTACCACCTACATAAGTCTGCACTGTTGACTTATCCAGAAGACAGCCCTGCAATGAATAAACTCAGGACAGGAGCGGATGGAGAGGACAGACTGAACATGCAGCAAACTGAGGATACGGACAACAGGCAAGAGgagaagagagaagaaaatggAGTGAGGATAGAAAAAGAAGGCAGGCAATCTGCTGCAAAGCGTCTCAAGTTCTGTCTTAAAGAGCACAAGGCTGTGAAAACTCTGGGAATCATCATGGGAACTTTCACATTGTGTTGGCTACCATTTTTCATTGTCAATATCGTCGTAGCGTTTGTAGATCTCGATGACTATAAGGAACTATTTCGATTCCTTAACTGGCTAGGTTATTCCAACTCTGCCTTCAACCCCCTCATCTACTGCCGCAGTCCTGATTTCTGGCACGCCTTCCAGGAGATCCTTCATTTGAGGGGCAGAATCTTTGGATGGAAGGGGGCATGTGGATGGTGTAGTGAGAGACACAACTACCCCAATACTCCACAGAGGCAGAATGGGAACTCAGACTTGAGTCGTGTCAGGGGGCTGGACACTCAGGAAACATCAGTGTGGAAAGGAAGTGTGGAGAGCTCAATTCAAGACAGCTCTCTGACCCTGGCTCTACCAGCGTCATGCTCAGAGCAGGTTCTAGATGTAGCTCCCGGTTCCTCGACCAGTTGGGAGGAAAACAGCTCCCGCAGTAGGACTTGTAAGGAAAATGTTGCTTCTATTGCTTGA